The genomic region ACCACATTTTCAAGTAAAAACTGCCATACATCAAGTTCGGATATTTATCGGAACGGGATGAACGGCAGAAATACtgcaaatattttatcacctactcctGGCTGGtgttagccctgtctttcctatgtatataatggctaatatactgcccattatatacataggcaagatgagCTAAACTAACatggaatagatgataaaatagttgttaaaatacattacagtacatattaaccccttagtagtacACGGGTCAACTAGTCATCAGTTTAATATACACGGgataatataaatattaaactaaactacccTCCTTTgacaccttagtggctagtaaagcatggttacaacaaaaaacagacaaagatgcccaaagctacttccaatgtgacaaaaatacacagtgcaatacctatatattctctggaaaaaaagggtcatttagtttaaccctttggcaaaagtgtcttaagcctgctgccactataaaggcatgaccgtagcaggtcctaacactccctgggttaaaatttaCTTTTATTTGATTGGTACTAATGTTGCCCGtcaatatattgtatgtgtgGCAGATTACTAACAATAGGTAAACCAGGATATACCTGATTTACCACGCCAACATAACTATATTTCCATGATGGAATAACTGATTAAACTCTGATCAAGCAGCTATCAGTATTTGGAATAGACACGCCCCATGTGTGTTTGTGACCTCACATCTAGAGCTTCTAGATTGTGGATACGCTATACTGTACGCAGTTTAAGccgttttaaaatatttttgtaaATAGTTGTCCTATTTGGTTGTCCCTATTTAGGGATCTAGTGCCCCGGGTTTATTACTAAATCCGGAGTTTAAGAATAAATATTGAATATTAAATTCTGGAATTAACCTACACCAGTAGGTAATAAACGTTATCAATGTGGAATTTTTTCCTTAAACTATCCTCAGCTATGGAATAAGAGGTATCCATTAGGAACATCGAACTAATACAGTTTAATACTTCTTTATTTTGGTGTGTTTATTATTTAGTGTGTTGTCTGTTTATTAGAAATGGTCACGGATTCTATTTTGCCAATTCTATTTCTACTATTTTTAGAATTATAATTAAAAGGTTTTTATCTTTGTGCCAATTATTACATTACATACGAGACAGTGAGTGCATTCTGAAGGgactctttttcttttgtttttcatatGCTATTTATCCCTATTGCACCTCAGCGTATAGATATAGTATatccctttcccctacccttcccCTAATTATTAGACCTTGTTAGTGGCCAGTAAAGCATTACCAttctagtcgctaaggtaatttaGGGATTAACCCATCTCCgcaccactcttcccccctcacccacccacaggAAGCcgaaccaccctccctggggcaactaccgtCATCACCCACATCCCCTACCTCTGTCCCCCTTCTAGACCAATGTCCAATATCCCTATCAGACAAATGTGGTTTTAAATattaacaaaaaatgtatacacgtttaaaacaaaaagaacattcaaaatacattgattatcactgtggataACAAGGAACTCTcaattgtgggggtggggggcagataTCCAACATTGGTGATAAATGGTAACCCTGTAATAAATACAACaatattacaatacattaataacctcagtggctaaccgctatggtaatgaagggagtTGGTTTATGTACCATGTGATGAATGCCCTTTTTTGGGTGCTGggatgtcaccttaaagggagggaatcaCATTCCTTTTTTTGGAATCACATTCCATGATTTTGCAACGTTTTTGTGTTTGCATTGTCCCCACCAccattgtatgtgtatatatgttaaaatacaataattgtgCATTTGGTTCCTGATTTAACAATGCAGATTTAGCAGAAAGTTGGGTCATCCTATAACTATTAGATACCTAGTACATGGTGCGGTAACGGGAACACCCGGTGACTGAAATGTGAGATTCTAATGAGACTTATTCTATTCATTGTacaaatattttttaattatacttTCACAACTGAACCTATCGACTTACTATCTATCAAATtatttctgccactttaattggtgttttgcagctagtgagatttccttttaaatcgttaaatgttatgatccactttaaatgtatgatccactacagctactctcccggccctaatgctgcacatgttgtgctaaacccttcatttttacaatgtacatctacagtttacttACTGAACTTTTGGGATatgccaacttacctctcctacatgaccttttgtaagacagtttgtgtaacagtgacttttttgTCTCGTCTAGTACAAAGACCAGCTCCAATAATCCACCCATCCCAGCACTacaaggttgcttttagcagtcaggattacctcctcaaacatctgaagttcaaacacccaaatgagaatatggaaaagatgaggacagaacaatcttgcaacattccaataaatatgacagaaaatgcatctttcaaccaatcaatgcaattaataaacaatgtaactgcttctcattccaaaagatatatattagcagatgccacaggaaaagatgttggagaaagtgggaatagtctgacttggttatcagaccagaatgcacagaagagaacacacacaggggagagaccgcatgtttgtgaggaatgtgggaaggtatttagtgtgttatccagcctgatcagacacaagaagacacacacaggggagagaccgcatgtatgtggggaatgtgggaagggatttagtcggttatccagcctgaacacacacaagaggatacacacaggggagagaccgcatgtatgtggggaatgtgagaagggatttagtgacttgtcCAGCCTGaggagacacaagaggacacacacaggggagagaccgcatgtatgtgaggaatgtgggaagagatttagtgccttatcccacctgaacacacacaagaggacacacacaggggagagaccgcatgtatgtggggaatgtgggaagggatttagtgacttatccagcctgaggagACACAAGTggggacacacaggggagagaccgcatgtatgtggggaatgtgggaagggatttagtgtgtcatccagcctggacatacacacaaggacacacacaggcGAGAGACCATatttatgtggggaatgtgggaatggatttagtcatttatccagcctgaggaaacacaagaggacacacacaggggagagaccgcatgtatgtgaggaatgtgggaagggatttagtgtgttatccagcctgaTCAAACACaagaagacacacacaggggagagaccgcatgtatgtggggaatgtgggaagggatttagtcagttatccagcctgaacacacacaagaggatacacacaggggagagaccgcatgtatgcggggaatgtgagaagggatttagtgacttgtcCAAGCTGAACATAcaccagaggacacacacaggggagagaccgcatgtatgtggggaatgtgggaagagattTAGTGCCTTATCCCACCtgtacacacacaagaggacacacacaggggagagaccgcatgtatgtggggaatgtgggaagggatttagtgacttatccagcctgaggacacacaagaggacacacacaggggagagaccgcatgtatgtggggaatgtgggaagggatttagtgtgtcatccagcctggacacacacaagaggacacacacaggggagagaccgcatgtatgttgggaatgtgggaagggatttagtcggttatccagcctgaacacacacaagaggatacacacaggggagagaccgcatgtatgtggggaatgtgggaagggatttagtgact from Ascaphus truei isolate aAscTru1 unplaced genomic scaffold, aAscTru1.hap1 HAP1_SCAFFOLD_377, whole genome shotgun sequence harbors:
- the LOC142483865 gene encoding uncharacterized protein LOC142483865, encoding MEKMRTEQSCNIPINMTENASFNQSMQLINNVTASHSKRYILADATGKDVGESGNSLTWLSDQNAQKRTHTGERPHVCEECGKVFSVLSSLIRHKKTHTGERPHVCGECGKGFSRLSSLNTHKRIHTGERPHVCGECEKGFSDLSSLRRHKRTHTGERPHVCEECGKRFSALSHLNTHKRTHTGERPHVCGECGKGFSDLSSLRRHKWGHTGERPHVCGECGKGFSVSSSLDIHTRTHTGERPYLCGECGNGFSHLSSLRKHKRTHTGERPHVCEECGKGFSVLSSLIKHKKTHTGERPHVCGECGKGFSQLSSLNTHKRIHTGERPHVCGECEKGFSDLSKLNIHQRTHTGERPHVCGECGKRFSALSHLYTHKRTHTGERPHVCGECGKGFSDLSSLRTHKRTHTGERPHVCGECGKGFSVSSSLDTHKRTHTGERPHVCWECGKGFSRLSSLNTHKRIHTGERPHVCGECGKGFSDLSKLNIHQRTHTGERPHVCGECGKGFNASSNLNKHKRTHTGERPHVCGECGKGFSASSNLNTHKRTHTGERPHVCGECGKGFSQLSNLKIQKRTHTEEGPFSKASHV